The Thermodesulfobacteriota bacterium genome has a segment encoding these proteins:
- a CDS encoding energy-coupling factor transporter ATPase: MGPAISVENLSFTYQRSHRPSLLKICAEIDEGRFIVLMGHGGAGKSTLCASFNGLVPRFFRGDYQGRVVVKGREVATRSVAEMSRFVGLVLQDFEAQLFSTNVELELAFGPENHCLPRKEIEARIARTLPLIGLENLRRREPATLSGGQKQRLAIGSVLTLEPEILVMDEPTTDLDPAGREAVLSLAETLRRQNRILLVVDHEPETALLADQVWLMREGELVAQGPPKEILSDPERLRACGIGPLSTVDFFKRMGWPETPLTVEEAIACMERSNLASPKPYQPSQSPHSGPKGSPVLIVEGLRFTYPRHSIEALKGIDLAIEEGEFVAILGQNGSGKTTLAKHLNGLLKPTSGRVWVRGRPTTGYRHRDLARLVGYVFQNPDHQIFARTVREEVGFGLKALGEAPGTIERRVTEALRTVGLQGYEERNPFSLTKGDRQRVAVASVLATRPDVIILDEPTTGLDYFHQKSMMEMLRGLRLKGHTIIVITHSMGVAAEYATRTIVLKEGSVFLDGETRSVFADEARLKQASLRPPPVARLSNWLGTQALTVEGIVEELKRSQGPCLDPSP, translated from the coding sequence ATGGGGCCTGCCATCTCCGTGGAGAACCTCTCCTTCACCTATCAGAGGAGCCATCGCCCCTCGCTCCTTAAGATCTGCGCCGAGATCGACGAAGGGCGCTTCATCGTCCTCATGGGCCACGGTGGGGCAGGGAAGTCGACCCTCTGCGCCTCTTTTAATGGTCTTGTGCCAAGATTTTTCAGGGGAGATTACCAGGGTCGCGTGGTGGTCAAAGGGAGGGAGGTTGCCACCCGATCGGTTGCGGAGATGTCCCGCTTCGTGGGGCTGGTCCTCCAGGACTTCGAGGCCCAGCTCTTCTCCACCAACGTGGAACTCGAATTGGCCTTCGGCCCTGAAAATCACTGCCTCCCCAGGAAGGAAATCGAAGCCCGCATCGCTCGAACCCTCCCCCTCATCGGTCTTGAGAATCTTCGCAGGCGAGAACCGGCCACCCTCTCGGGTGGCCAAAAACAGCGCCTCGCCATCGGGTCGGTCCTCACCCTGGAACCTGAGATCCTTGTGATGGACGAGCCGACCACGGATCTCGACCCGGCGGGCCGGGAAGCCGTCCTCTCCCTGGCCGAAACCCTCCGCAGACAGAATCGGATCCTCCTCGTCGTCGACCATGAGCCGGAGACCGCCCTTCTGGCCGATCAGGTGTGGCTGATGAGAGAGGGAGAGCTCGTGGCCCAGGGACCCCCTAAGGAGATCCTCTCAGACCCAGAGAGGCTCAGGGCCTGCGGCATCGGGCCTCTTTCGACGGTCGACTTCTTCAAAAGGATGGGGTGGCCAGAAACCCCTCTCACCGTCGAAGAGGCCATCGCCTGCATGGAGAGGTCCAACCTCGCCTCCCCTAAACCTTATCAGCCCTCCCAAAGCCCCCATTCCGGGCCGAAGGGATCCCCGGTCTTGATCGTCGAGGGATTGAGATTCACCTACCCCCGCCATTCGATCGAGGCCTTGAAAGGCATCGATCTCGCCATCGAAGAGGGAGAGTTCGTAGCCATCCTTGGACAGAATGGCTCGGGAAAGACGACCCTGGCGAAACACCTGAACGGACTCCTCAAACCCACCTCCGGTCGGGTGTGGGTCAGGGGCCGCCCAACGACCGGCTACCGTCATCGAGACCTCGCACGGTTGGTCGGTTATGTCTTCCAGAACCCCGACCATCAGATCTTCGCCAGGACCGTCCGGGAGGAGGTGGGGTTTGGGCTGAAGGCCCTGGGCGAGGCCCCGGGGACCATCGAGAGACGCGTGACCGAGGCGCTCAGAACGGTCGGGCTCCAGGGATACGAGGAGCGGAATCCCTTCAGCCTGACCAAAGGAGATCGACAGCGCGTGGCCGTGGCCTCGGTTCTGGCCACCCGTCCCGACGTGATCATCCTCGATGAACCCACCACGGGCCTCGATTACTTCCACCAAAAGAGCATGATGGAGATGTTGAGGGGGCTGCGTTTGAAAGGGCACACCATCATCGTCATTACCCATTCGATGGGGGTGGCGGCAGAGTATGCGACCCGGACCATCGTCCTGAAAGAGGGCTCCGTCTTTTTGGATGGAGAGACTCGGTCGGTCTTTGCGGATGAGGCCAGATTGAAACAGGCCTCCCTTCGGCCTCCTCCCGTGGCGCGTTTGAGCAACTGGTTGGGGACCCAAGCCCTCACCGTGGAGGGGATCGTGGAGGAGCTAAAACGATCCCAAGGTCCCTGTCTCGATCCATCTCCATGA
- a CDS encoding QueT transporter family protein → MKAAWTMWHNTRMILLVAVCAAIYSAALLAFKTAIPLIPGFTEVRVANIFPMVFGLLFGPAGAWGTAFGNLLGDLFGGTFGPGSIGGFVGNFLLGYLPYTLWTTLVPFAETSREWRKGSWRSWTSYLLIAYISSASCAIVISTFADTLGLVPYAVLSKIITINDTLGSLIGLALFLSVYPVVKDQLGLFWPEVMGEEEIGLPLAGPLGAWLVTLGSIFGIAGGMLSDLPALAIGWISTAAILLGGLLL, encoded by the coding sequence ATGAAAGCGGCATGGACCATGTGGCACAACACCCGGATGATCCTTCTGGTAGCGGTCTGCGCAGCCATCTATTCGGCCGCCCTCCTCGCCTTCAAGACCGCCATCCCCCTCATCCCGGGCTTCACGGAGGTGAGGGTGGCCAATATCTTTCCGATGGTCTTCGGCCTGCTCTTCGGCCCGGCTGGGGCTTGGGGCACGGCCTTTGGAAACCTCCTCGGAGATCTCTTCGGAGGGACCTTCGGCCCCGGTTCGATCGGAGGGTTTGTGGGGAACTTCCTCCTCGGTTATCTTCCCTATACCCTCTGGACGACCCTCGTCCCCTTCGCCGAGACCTCGCGGGAATGGAGAAAGGGGAGCTGGCGGAGCTGGACGAGTTACCTCCTCATCGCTTATATCTCGAGTGCCTCCTGTGCGATCGTGATCAGCACGTTTGCCGATACCCTCGGCCTCGTCCCCTATGCCGTCCTCTCAAAGATCATCACCATCAACGACACCCTCGGCAGCCTGATCGGCCTGGCCCTCTTCCTCTCGGTCTACCCCGTCGTCAAGGATCAACTCGGCCTCTTTTGGCCGGAGGTCATGGGGGAAGAAGAGATCGGCCTTCCCCTGGCCGGTCCCCTCGGCGCCTGGTTGGTAACCCTCGGCTCGATCTTTGGGATCGCCGGAGGGATGCTCTCCGACCTTCCCGCCCTGGCGATCGGCTGGATCTCTACGGCCGCGATCCTCCTGGGGGGCCTCCTCTTGTAA
- a CDS encoding secondary thiamine-phosphate synthase enzyme YjbQ, whose protein sequence is MGEILSLRSSKRTEFIEITRQVAEIVQRSGVKEGICCLYVPHTTAAVTINENADPSVPRDILMALNKIVPFEDRYEHTEGNAAAHIKSSLIGCSQTLLIESGRLLLGTWQGIFFCEFDGPRSRQVHVRVVASGPIERHGQG, encoded by the coding sequence ATGGGAGAGATCCTTTCCTTGCGAAGTTCGAAACGCACGGAGTTCATCGAGATCACCCGGCAAGTGGCAGAGATCGTCCAGAGGTCGGGCGTCAAGGAGGGGATTTGCTGTCTCTACGTCCCCCACACGACCGCGGCCGTCACCATCAATGAAAATGCCGATCCGAGCGTTCCAAGAGACATCCTGATGGCCCTCAACAAGATCGTCCCCTTCGAAGACCGCTACGAACATACCGAGGGGAATGCGGCAGCCCATATCAAGTCGAGCCTGATCGGTTGCTCCCAAACCCTCTTGATCGAATCAGGCCGGCTGCTGCTCGGGACCTGGCAAGGGATCTTCTTCTGTGAATTCGATGGGCCCCGCAGCCGACAGGTTCATGTCAGGGTCGTGGCCAGTGGCCCGATCGAACGACATGGCCAGGGGTGA
- a CDS encoding metallophosphoesterase, producing MILEDLCDQVRRVVEGEPRLIQLPSEGKVVFVGDTHGDLEASERVIDRYLREPYRIVFLGDYVDRGDDSEGNIQFLFRMKRDHPEEIFLLAGNHEGFMTKPLYPADFWESLPARKRRLYDQVFSALPLCATSSNGVIALHGALPDLRVLEELNRIEWGDSNWDRIVWGDFVEAGGDFLGQPWGRPQFGGDYFCRLMERYQKRLLIRSHQPNAPTLMFQDRCITIFTSRAYPLARTIVVADMEKEIRGAGDVRIERI from the coding sequence ATGATCCTCGAAGATCTTTGCGATCAGGTGCGGAGGGTAGTCGAGGGAGAGCCCCGGCTGATTCAGCTCCCCTCCGAAGGGAAGGTCGTCTTCGTGGGAGATACCCATGGGGACCTGGAGGCCTCCGAGAGGGTGATCGATCGTTACCTGAGGGAGCCTTACCGGATCGTCTTCTTAGGAGATTATGTCGATCGGGGAGACGACTCGGAAGGGAATATTCAATTCCTGTTCCGGATGAAACGGGACCATCCCGAGGAGATCTTTCTCCTGGCCGGCAATCACGAAGGGTTTATGACCAAACCCCTCTACCCGGCCGATTTCTGGGAATCCCTCCCGGCGAGGAAGAGGAGGCTCTATGACCAGGTCTTCTCCGCCTTGCCGCTCTGTGCGACCTCCTCCAACGGGGTGATCGCCCTCCACGGCGCCCTTCCGGATTTAAGGGTTCTGGAGGAGCTGAACCGGATCGAATGGGGGGACTCGAACTGGGACAGGATCGTCTGGGGCGATTTCGTCGAGGCCGGAGGGGATTTTCTCGGCCAGCCCTGGGGGAGGCCCCAATTCGGGGGAGACTATTTCTGCCGGCTCATGGAAAGGTACCAAAAGCGGTTGTTGATCCGTTCCCATCAACCCAACGCTCCTACCTTGATGTTTCAAGACCGCTGTATTACGATTTTTACCTCCCGCGCCTATCCCCTGGCGAGGACGATCGTGGTGGCCGACATGGAAAAGGAGATACGGGGGGCAGGCGATGTCAGGATCGAGAGGATCTGA
- a CDS encoding HAD family hydrolase, with protein MVRIVSFDMDGTLVDPEFTDWVWLHGIPELYARKHGHSFSEAKALVVEEYRKVGEAAVEWYDIQYWFRRFELEEDWETLMRRYADKIIAYEDSHPTLERLKGRYSLILSSNAGREFIQIEMEVAGLKNYFEHLFSATSDFGVVKKTPQFYLRICEILQVEPNEILHVGDHYEFDYLIPRSVGIQAYFLDRAGKQDGDSVLSDLRELERRLPLRSP; from the coding sequence TTGGTACGAATCGTTTCCTTCGATATGGACGGGACGTTAGTGGATCCAGAATTTACCGATTGGGTCTGGCTTCACGGGATCCCCGAACTTTATGCCCGAAAGCATGGCCATAGCTTCTCCGAGGCCAAGGCCCTTGTGGTGGAGGAATATCGGAAGGTGGGCGAGGCTGCGGTGGAGTGGTATGACATTCAATACTGGTTCCGAAGGTTTGAGCTCGAGGAGGATTGGGAGACCTTGATGAGGCGATATGCGGACAAGATCATCGCCTATGAGGACAGCCATCCCACCTTGGAGCGCTTGAAGGGGAGGTATTCCCTCATCCTCTCCTCGAATGCTGGCAGGGAGTTCATTCAGATCGAGATGGAGGTGGCCGGCCTGAAGAACTACTTCGAACATCTCTTTTCCGCCACCTCGGACTTCGGGGTGGTGAAGAAGACCCCTCAGTTTTACCTAAGGATCTGTGAGATCCTCCAGGTCGAGCCCAACGAGATCCTCCATGTCGGCGACCACTACGAATTCGATTATCTCATCCCCCGCTCTGTGGGCATTCAGGCCTACTTTCTGGACCGCGCCGGAAAACAGGACGGAGACTCGGTCCTATCGGATTTGAGAGAACTCGAAAGAAGGCTTCCCCTCCGTTCCCCTTAA
- a CDS encoding sigma-54 dependent transcriptional regulator, with the protein MASSPRILVVDDEAIVCESCQRILEDEGLEVETALSGAEAFAKMRENPYDIVITDLKMPGIDGMEVLRTIKREYPDTIVIMITGFSTVETAVEAMKLGAFDYIPKPFTPDEVSVVVKKAIEQKKLLLENVYLRQELQEKYGFHNIIGKSKKMQEIYRIIAKVAPTDSTVLIHGQSGTGKELIARAIHYNSPRRDKQFVTVDCAVLAENLLESELFGHIRGSFTGAVTTKPGLFEVADGGTLFLDEIGNISLAIQAKLLRVLQEREFTPVGGTKSKKVDIRLIAATNKDLEKMIQEGTFREDLYYRLNIVPIFLPPLKERQEDIPALAMHFLKKYSEEMGKSIKGFTPEAMERLMKYPWPGNVRELENVIERTVVMMDEEMVRVEHLILPGQKRAEEIERIPMTSEELKEIKKQLREKAVEEVERAFVIKALERNQWNVTRAAEEVGMLRPNFQALMRKYGLRVRED; encoded by the coding sequence ATGGCATCGAGCCCGAGGATTTTGGTGGTCGATGACGAGGCGATCGTCTGCGAAAGCTGTCAGAGGATCCTCGAAGACGAGGGGTTGGAAGTGGAGACGGCCCTGAGCGGGGCCGAGGCCTTCGCCAAGATGAGGGAGAATCCCTACGATATCGTCATCACCGACCTGAAGATGCCGGGCATCGACGGAATGGAGGTCCTCCGGACGATCAAAAGGGAGTATCCGGATACGATCGTGATCATGATCACCGGCTTTTCGACCGTGGAGACCGCGGTGGAAGCCATGAAATTGGGTGCCTTCGACTACATCCCCAAACCCTTTACCCCCGACGAGGTCTCCGTCGTGGTCAAAAAGGCGATCGAGCAGAAGAAGCTCCTGCTCGAGAATGTTTATCTCCGACAGGAACTCCAGGAAAAATACGGGTTTCATAATATCATCGGGAAAAGCAAAAAGATGCAGGAGATTTACCGGATCATCGCCAAGGTGGCTCCCACCGACAGCACGGTCCTCATCCACGGTCAGAGCGGGACGGGCAAAGAACTGATCGCCAGGGCAATCCACTATAACAGCCCCCGACGAGACAAACAGTTCGTGACCGTCGATTGTGCCGTCCTGGCCGAGAATCTCCTCGAGAGCGAGCTGTTCGGCCATATCCGGGGCTCGTTTACCGGCGCGGTGACGACCAAACCCGGCCTTTTCGAGGTGGCCGATGGAGGAACGCTCTTCCTCGATGAGATCGGCAACATCAGTTTGGCCATCCAAGCAAAACTCCTGAGGGTGCTCCAGGAGAGGGAGTTCACGCCCGTCGGGGGCACCAAATCCAAAAAGGTCGACATTCGCCTCATCGCGGCCACCAATAAAGACCTGGAAAAGATGATCCAGGAGGGGACCTTTCGGGAAGACCTCTATTATCGACTGAACATCGTCCCGATCTTTCTTCCCCCCTTGAAGGAGCGGCAGGAGGATATTCCCGCCTTGGCCATGCATTTTCTCAAAAAGTACTCTGAGGAGATGGGAAAGTCGATCAAGGGGTTTACTCCGGAAGCGATGGAGAGGCTCATGAAATACCCATGGCCTGGCAATGTCCGGGAGCTCGAAAACGTGATCGAACGCACGGTGGTGATGATGGACGAAGAGATGGTTCGAGTAGAGCATCTGATCCTGCCGGGCCAGAAAAGGGCAGAGGAGATCGAGCGCATCCCGATGACGAGCGAAGAGTTGAAGGAGATCAAGAAGCAACTGAGGGAGAAAGCGGTGGAGGAGGTCGAAAGGGCCTTTGTGATCAAGGCCCTCGAGAGGAACCAATGGAATGTGACCAGGGCCGCAGAGGAGGTGGGGATGTTACGGCCCAATTTCCAGGCGCTGATGAGAAAATATGGTTTAAGAGTCCGGGAAGACTAA
- a CDS encoding response regulator — MKSNMILIAYQDDLGLRSLTTFFHGLGYRIETARTISEMIPKVRKGKSDVLLLDDELEGVKAFDLVPLLKHIRPRLQVIVVSSETSLEKVKRLREAGIFYHATKPIDLEEVRSAVGCAFEKIEREGLKARGIPFWVPGRVPA; from the coding sequence ATGAAGTCAAACATGATCCTCATTGCCTATCAGGATGATTTAGGCCTCCGTTCGCTGACCACCTTTTTCCACGGCCTTGGTTATAGGATTGAAACGGCAAGGACCATCAGCGAGATGATCCCAAAAGTCAGAAAAGGGAAGAGCGATGTCCTGCTCTTGGACGACGAGTTGGAAGGGGTGAAGGCCTTCGATCTGGTTCCCCTCTTGAAACATATTCGGCCGAGACTCCAGGTGATCGTCGTCTCTTCCGAGACCTCCCTGGAGAAGGTGAAGCGACTCAGGGAGGCGGGGATCTTCTACCACGCAACGAAGCCGATCGATCTCGAAGAGGTGAGGTCCGCGGTGGGTTGCGCCTTTGAGAAAATCGAAAGGGAAGGCCTGAAAGCAAGAGGTATTCCTTTTTGGGTCCCAGGGAGGGTTCCAGCATGA
- a CDS encoding cytochrome b/b6 domain-containing protein: MGRRYLRMTLNERIQHLNLAINFTILVITGFALRFPEAFWASPITDVPMGMTFRGFLHRLSGAAIVTLGGYHLLYLAFTERGRRIALDMIPTFKDLQDLWETLKNNLFINRPPKEIKMGRFNFREKLEYFGLIWGTIVMTVTGFILWFKEEWLRFFPLWTFEVARAIHFYEAILATFTILIWHFYSVILNPDVYPMNWAWINGYLTEHEMELEHGLELERIKAEERRRWLSLDEGGKGGANVYPLHQEKRQKFSIKTLYGVVQHLNESIKNWKGM; this comes from the coding sequence ATGGGAAGAAGATACCTACGCATGACCTTAAATGAAAGGATTCAGCACCTCAATTTGGCCATCAATTTTACGATCTTGGTCATCACCGGCTTCGCCCTGAGATTCCCGGAGGCCTTCTGGGCATCACCCATCACGGATGTCCCTATGGGAATGACCTTTCGGGGTTTCCTCCATCGCCTCTCCGGGGCCGCGATCGTCACCCTTGGAGGGTACCACCTCCTCTATTTGGCCTTCACCGAGAGGGGGAGGAGAATCGCCCTCGATATGATCCCCACTTTCAAGGACCTCCAGGACCTCTGGGAGACCCTGAAGAATAATCTCTTCATCAACCGCCCCCCAAAAGAGATCAAGATGGGCCGGTTCAACTTCAGAGAGAAGTTAGAGTATTTCGGGTTGATCTGGGGGACGATCGTCATGACCGTGACCGGGTTCATCCTCTGGTTCAAGGAGGAGTGGCTCCGGTTCTTCCCCCTTTGGACCTTTGAGGTGGCCCGGGCCATCCACTTCTACGAGGCCATCTTGGCCACCTTCACCATCCTCATCTGGCATTTCTATTCGGTCATCTTAAACCCCGATGTCTATCCGATGAACTGGGCCTGGATCAACGGCTACCTGACTGAACACGAGATGGAACTGGAGCATGGTCTGGAACTGGAGCGGATCAAGGCCGAGGAGAGACGGAGATGGCTCTCCCTTGATGAAGGAGGAAAGGGGGGAGCAAACGTCTACCCCCTCCACCAGGAAAAGAGACAGAAATTTTCGATCAAGACCCTTTACGGCGTCGTCCAACACCTCAATGAGTCGATCAAGAACTGGAAAGGGATGTGA
- a CDS encoding M48 family metalloprotease translates to MSRQPHLYFCYLLMLLLPFFHLLESPLAMTVEAEKKMGEKILLELEPRIERVRDLTLQAYIDRIGQTLVAQAGPTPFEITFSIIKGTDPNAFAIPGGHIFLTTGLLVSADSEQELAGVISHEIAHVMGRHVAQLIERSKRLNIASLAAIIAGALIGGGGKVTEAVAVTALAASEAFALKYTRDMEVEADQNALLYLNRAGYDPKGLVSFMNKIYKLSLTLGPGIPPYLSTHPAIGDRISLMENLLQAGTRAAGLPPYRVLESYRKIQAKAFVEEREPHVAVQHFQSLIDAHPGESDFHYGLGMAYRKTGRMDRAIEAFQAGLSLSSEDRCLLRELGITYFLSGKLDEACKALEAVQASSQTSGDRFEDWSGVYFLGRCYLEMGRLAQALASFQKVRGRFSDWPEVYHSLGSVYGRMGQKGLSHFYFGKHFKLRRDSRSALLHFRTALEGLERGSPERQEALREIQELSGTKK, encoded by the coding sequence ATGAGCCGTCAACCTCATCTTTATTTCTGCTATCTTCTGATGCTCCTTCTTCCCTTCTTCCATCTCCTTGAAAGCCCCCTGGCCATGACGGTTGAAGCCGAGAAGAAGATGGGGGAGAAGATTCTGCTCGAGCTCGAACCGAGAATCGAGCGGGTCAGGGACCTGACCCTGCAGGCCTATATCGATCGGATTGGCCAGACCTTGGTGGCGCAGGCAGGGCCGACCCCTTTCGAGATTACTTTCTCCATCATCAAGGGGACGGATCCGAATGCCTTTGCCATTCCGGGAGGACACATCTTTTTGACGACCGGCCTCCTGGTCTCCGCGGACAGTGAGCAGGAACTTGCGGGGGTGATCAGTCACGAGATCGCCCACGTGATGGGCCGGCATGTCGCCCAGCTCATCGAGCGATCCAAGCGGTTGAACATCGCCTCCTTGGCCGCCATCATCGCAGGGGCCCTCATAGGCGGAGGGGGGAAGGTCACGGAGGCCGTGGCCGTGACCGCCTTGGCAGCCTCCGAGGCCTTCGCCCTGAAATATACTCGGGACATGGAGGTGGAGGCCGATCAGAATGCGCTCCTCTACCTGAACCGCGCCGGCTACGATCCGAAAGGCCTGGTCTCCTTTATGAATAAGATATACAAGCTGAGCCTTACCCTCGGACCAGGCATCCCTCCCTATCTCTCGACCCATCCCGCCATCGGAGACCGGATCTCTTTGATGGAGAACCTCCTCCAGGCAGGGACCCGGGCCGCAGGCCTTCCTCCTTATCGAGTCTTAGAATCGTATCGGAAGATTCAGGCCAAGGCCTTCGTGGAGGAGCGAGAGCCCCACGTAGCGGTCCAGCATTTTCAATCCCTCATCGATGCCCATCCGGGGGAATCGGATTTTCATTACGGTCTGGGAATGGCTTATCGGAAAACGGGGAGGATGGATAGGGCCATCGAGGCCTTCCAAGCGGGGCTTTCGCTCTCCTCCGAGGACAGATGTCTCTTAAGGGAGTTGGGCATCACTTACTTCTTGTCCGGAAAATTGGACGAGGCCTGCAAAGCCCTGGAGGCGGTCCAGGCCTCTTCTCAGACGAGTGGGGATCGCTTCGAGGATTGGTCCGGGGTGTACTTTCTCGGAAGATGCTACCTTGAGATGGGGAGGCTCGCCCAGGCCCTCGCCTCATTCCAGAAGGTGAGAGGTCGATTCTCCGATTGGCCGGAGGTCTACCATAGCCTCGGCTCCGTTTACGGAAGGATGGGCCAAAAAGGGCTGTCCCATTTCTATTTCGGAAAACATTTTAAACTGAGGCGAGACAGCCGGAGCGCCCTGCTCCATTTTCGAACTGCCCTCGAGGGACTGGAGAGGGGAAGCCCTGAGAGGCAGGAGGCCCTGAGGGAGATTCAGGAATTGAGCGGAACGAAGAAATGA
- a CDS encoding DUF2284 domain-containing protein: MGEVERYCEKAIEKGMDDARVIDPASIVTAEWVRMKCQFGCPGYGRSHCCPPHTPTPETTRKVIDSYRTAILLHRRIPDGRRRREETRHFNTGVVQLEIDIFLDGYYKAFSMTSGPCRLCKECDLQQPCKHGMEARPSMEACGIDVFETARRNGLEIRVVRSPEERQDIFGLILVE; this comes from the coding sequence ATGGGCGAGGTAGAACGTTATTGCGAAAAGGCCATCGAGAAAGGGATGGACGATGCCAGAGTGATCGATCCGGCCTCGATCGTCACCGCGGAATGGGTCAGGATGAAATGTCAGTTCGGCTGTCCCGGATACGGGAGAAGTCACTGCTGTCCCCCCCATACCCCAACCCCGGAGACCACCCGAAAGGTGATCGATTCCTACCGAACGGCCATTCTCCTCCACCGGAGGATCCCAGACGGGAGAAGGCGACGGGAGGAGACGAGACATTTCAATACAGGGGTCGTTCAGCTCGAAATTGACATTTTTTTGGACGGCTATTATAAAGCCTTCAGCATGACCTCGGGCCCCTGCCGGCTCTGCAAGGAGTGCGACCTCCAACAACCCTGCAAACACGGGATGGAGGCGAGACCCTCAATGGAGGCCTGCGGCATCGATGTCTTCGAGACCGCAAGGAGGAACGGGTTGGAGATCCGGGTCGTCCGCAGTCCCGAGGAGAGACAGGACATCTTCGGTTTGATCCTGGTGGAATAG